The genomic window GAGTCGAACACAGAGGCGAAGGTGGACTCCTGGGAATAGCACTCCATCCGAGCTTCACGGAAAACCGCCGGCTGTACCTGTACATGACCACTCAAGACGGAGATATGCTTGAAAACCGAGTAGTCAGGTACAGATTAGAAGAGAACAGTTTAACTGATTCAGAAATTATAATCGAAGGATTGCCTGGCGCACCTTACCACGACGGCGGCAGGATAGAGTTCGGACCGGATAAAAAACTCTATATAACAGCAGGAGACGCAACAAACCCGGAATGGGCGCAGAACACCAGTAGATACGCTGGTAAAATCCTGAGACTAAACCCGGACGGCAGCATACCGGGAGATAATCCTTTTGACAACGCTGTCTATAGTTACGGCCACAGAAATCCTCAGGGACTTACATGGATAGACAACCAGCTCTGGGCTACCGAACACGGCTCTACAGGTAGAGATGAATTAAACAGGATTGAAAGAGGAGAGAACTATGGCTGGCCTGAGATAGAAGGAAATGAGGACCAAGGAGGAATGAGGCAACCGGTTATACATTCCGGCAGTGATACCTGGGCGCCGGCAGGAACAGCCAGTATGGACAACAGTATCTACTTTGCTGGCCTGAGAGGTAACGCACTTTACAAAGCCGAGATAGATGGAAACAGTGTGGAAAATCTTTCACGCCACCTAACCGATTACGGTCGCCTGCGCGCCGTAGAAAAAGGACCTGAAGAAGACCTCTACATATCAACCAGCAATACGGATGGGAGAGGAAATCCTGGAGAGAAAGATGATAAGATATTGAGAGTTGATCCGGAAACTCTCGGTTAAAGACTGGTTTGTTTATTTCACCTGGATATTTTCTCTTGCTTCGTAGATGTTTTCCCGCATCTCATCTATGTCGTAGAGGACAGGGTCATCGAATTCCTCGTCTTCAAAGTAGTTATTTATCGTTTCAACTGTGTGATCACTGATTATATCTGGCATTCTTCTTAGTTCGTGCTTTCTTCTATTTTCAAGCTGGTCAAGCCTTTCTTCCACTATATCCAGGTATTTTACAACTGTTTCTGCATCATCTACATCCATCGGCAAAGTATACTCTTCATTCACGTGAATTACATGATCTTCCAAAGTAGTTAAATCATCCTGGTAGTTAAGCAGGCTATTCCTTGTTATTTCTATCTCTTCAGAGACTTCTCTCTTGTTTGCCTTAATATATCCCTCAATCCCGGTCAAAGCATCAATATCATCCTCAAGAAAACCAAGATTACCTTCCAAAATACCTGAAGCTCTCTCAACAGAACCAGTCAGAACAGAATCAACACTCTCTCCCATAAACCCGCATTCAACAAGAAAATATTTTAATCAATCAAAACTTCACACTCCATAAAGGTAGAAACTAATGCACATCAAAGCAGTGATCTCCGCAACATCCAAAGAAGAAGCCGAACAAATCTGCGACCAACTACTGGAAGAAAAACTCCTTGCTGGAACACTGATTGTGGATGGCGACTCACGGTACCACTGGAAAGGAGAGATCGTCAACGAAACATACTACAACATCCAAGCCTACACAGTAGAAAGCCTGAAGCAAGAAATCATAGATAAAGTAAGAGAAATTCATTCTGACGAAACACCAATCATAGAATACACAGAAATAGACGGAAACCAGGACTTCCTAAAATGGATAGAGGAAAACACGAAATAATCTTGACTTGATTTCTAGAGATGTAAGAAGTTCAATCAGTTTTGAGTCTCTATTATGTCTTCCAAAATGTTTTCTGAACTTTCGGAAACTGTTTGAGGGAAAATTTTCTCAAATACATCTGTTTGACCTATTTCGTAAACTCTCAACCTTGGACATCCCTCTTTCTCATCATAGACAACCTTGGAATTCTCAAGATTCATCTGAATCAGCGAATACTCATCCCATCTACCTTCCTGCCAATCCTCTCTATCCTCATAGACTTTTTTCTTAGACTCAAAATCAGTTTTCACATCTCTTAAACGCCCTTCCTCTTTAACCAGACCTAAAGCTGGTTTCTGCAGAGGGAAAAATCTCTCAACAGCCTCAAGAACACTTTCAAAATCCTTGTCACCTCTCCACTCATACAGAGTGAAGCCCTCGTACTCCTCAACTTCAACACCGATACCAACATCCGAAAAAACAGCCCTAGAATTATACCTGCTATTCTTAGACTCATCAACATACGAAAGATGCTCCAAATCCTGATCAAAGTTCACTCAAAACAAAGAACATCTAAAACTTAAAATGTTGTTGTGACCAGCATTAAATAAATTTGATGCCTGAGTCTTATTCGTGTCCTTGAACCTAGATAGCTACCAGTATTCAGGCGAAGAACTTCTCGATCGCCTCGACGAACTGAATTCATCACTCGAAAGAGCAAGATATGCGTTAACACTGGAAGAAGAGATCAACCATCTTCTAGGAATCAGAATCCCTGAAAATCATGCCTTGGAAAACAGACAAACAGAGTACTGGCTAGATCAGGTAAGAGAAGCAGAGGCTGAGTTAGACACATTTTTCGAAGAAGAAACAACCAAGTTCCCGATCGAAACAGTTAATGAAAACGAAAGGGGAAATACTTCCTACACAGTGACCATAATGAACACAGGCGCTAACTCCTACACAGAGATAGTAAACTCATTCCAGGAAATAAACGGGAATCTGTCCGAAGGAGAACCCACAACCAAACACTCAGAAGTACCCTCAATGATCACAGCAGTAGACCACTCAGACCTCCTTATAGAAACATGGGAAAAACTCCAGAACACATACAAATTCTCGGAGAACTAGAAAAATAACTCTTTAGATAAATCTGGTAATTATGGAAACTCAAATCCGACAAGCAGAAAACTCAGACATAGAAAGAATATAGGAACTAAACACCGAACTATCAGAAATGGAAGCAGAAGAACACGACCCAACAATCGACCCAGAATGGACGCTAACAGAAGAAGCAGCCAACTGGTACAGAGAAAGAATAAACCAAGGAAACGGATTTGCAGTAGTAGCACAAGAAGACCAAACAGTAATCGGATACGCAATAGGAGTCACAGAATCAGCAGAAGAGTTCCGAACCACCGACACACTAGCAGAACTCGAAACCATGTACCTCCAACCACAATACAGAGGACAAGGAATTGGTTCTAAACTAGTACAAGAATTCAAAGACTGGGCACGAGAGAAAGGCGCAGATCGATTGAGAGTAGAAGCATCAGCCGAGAATGAAGACGCTATTCGGTTCTATCAGGAAAACGGTTTTGAAGATTACTCAGTTACTCTTGAGGAAGATTTTTAGCTAGGTAACTCTTCTATTATTCTGATTACTAGAACTGCCACTACTATACCTAAAATTGCAGGAATTATGAGTTCAAGCAAAGCTGAAGCGAACTGATTTATTATTGACTCATACTGCGGCAAGTAAATCTGTGCCACTATACTTGCTGCTAATATGATGAATATTGAGCCTATTCCAACCTCTATTATCTCTTCAACCTCAATCTTCATTGACATCACCATTTTTGAAGTAGTCTTTATTATGACTTATGAGTTCAATAAATTTGCTTCTATATTTTACAGCCTCATATAAAGGGAAAAGAACCACAAACGCCGAAATCCAGAGTGCTGCAGATTCGGGCATACCGGTGCTCTGTAAACCTTCTTTCATGCCAGCGAACCATTCTAATAGTGGCATCATCAGAGGAAGTATTATAGGGTTGATTACTTCTGTTTCAAATGCTCCGATGGATCCTATAGCACCTACTAAAACTATCAGAGGCTTCCAAGGATCTTCTTTAGCCTTCTCTCGGAATCTGTCTATCATAAATGTGGAAAGCATTTCCACCCGATTAGAGTAAGAAAATGCTAAATATGGTCGATTAAGGCTCGACCAAGCCTAATTGTTGAATAATTCTGAAAATGTTTGCGCCATCTTCTTGTAACCCATTAAGACTAGACCAACAGTCACCAATCCTGTTCCAAGGAAGAAACCTCCTGGAATTGAGGGAATAATGTTGGTCGCACTGTTCAATATTGCTAGGCCTCCAGCTAGGAAGATAATGGTTCCAGTAACTTCGATCAGGTAATCCTGTAAGTCATCTAGCCAAGTCATTTGAATCACCTCCTAACATTTTGAATACCCGCATTCGGGGCACTTGTTGCATCCTTCTTGTAGGACGAGCATGCCGCCGCAGTCTGGGCATTCTGGGTTGCCTCCGTCTTGGACGATTTTGGCTGCGTCTGCTTTTTCTTCTTGACTGGTTTTTGGCTGTGTTTCGCCCATTTGTTCCTGTTTCTGGCCGGGTGTTTCGTACTGGTCGACGGTTTGTTGGTTGCCGCTTTGTACTTGCATGTGGCGTTTCATTGCTTCTGCGATTGCGTCGGGTACGCTGTGGATCTGTGTTCCTTGGTCCCATGCGATTTGTGGGCTTCTGATGTCGTCTAGTTGTTTGATGACATCTTCTCCTTCTGCACCTGACCGTAGTGCCAGTGAGGTCATTCTTCCTAGTGCCTGTGTGAATGACTGGGTATAACCTCCGCTTTTGCCTAGGTTGGCGAATACTTCGAATGGTCCGTTGTTCTCTGAGTTGTTGATGGTGACGAAGAGGTCGCCGTAGGCTGTCTCTATTTCCTGTGTGGTTCCTTGTGCGACTTTTGGTCTTTCCTTGACGTTTTTGGATTTGCCCATTTCTGTGGCTCCGCCTTGGTCTGGGCTGTCGGCTTCTACTCCTTCCTGTGTTACTTCTTTGTCCAGGTTTTCTGTTTCTTCGTCTTGGAGTTGTACTCCTGTCTGGCTGACTACTTCTTCGAATTCGTTGGATTGTACTAGGTCTTCTGGTCCTCCGAATTCGTCGATGACTTCGGAGAGCATGTCGACTTTGTCCATGTCTGTCAAGGTGTTTTCTTTGTTGGTTTGCATGACTTGTGTGTCTCTTGTTCCGTCTCTGTAGACTGTCATGCCTTTGACTCCTTTGTCGTAGGCTCGCATGTAGGCTTCTCTGACGTCGTCTTTCGAAGCTTCGTTTGGGAAGTTGCATGTCTTGCTGATGCCTGAGTGGTTGTGGTGCTGGAATGCTGCCTGAATATCGATGTGTTCGGCAGGGCTGACCTGGTTGGCTGTGGCGAAGATTTCTTTAACGTGTGCCGGAAGAACTTCGTCGGGAATACTTTCTACGCCTTCCCATTCGTTGTTCTCCATCTTCTCCTGTGCAGCTGCCTTGACTTCCTCTACATCTACATCGTTGGCTTCTAAAGCCCTGATGAAGTAGTCGTCGAACTCGACAAGCATGTCTTCTCCTTGGATGTCCTTTGCGACGTTCTTGAAGTAGGCCAGGCTGAAGATCGGTTCACATCCTCCGGAGGTGTTTCCGATCATGGATGTTGTTCCGGTTGGTGCGATGGTTACCGTGTTGTGGTTTCTCATCTTGAGGCCGTCCTCAAACTCTTGTGGATCAAGACCTCCTGTGTACTGTTTGAACCATTCCTCGTGTTCTGTCGGGTTTGCCCACTTGGATTTCTCCCATTCTGAGAATTCTCCTCTGACGTCTGCGAGTCTGTTGGATTCTTCGATTGAGAATCTTGTGATCAACCGCTGGATTTCTTTGGCGATTGCTACTGATTCGTCTGAACCGTAGCGGACTCCTAGCTGGATCAGCATCTGTGCGTATCCCATGAGTCCGAGTCCAACCTTTCTTAAGGAGCTGACTGTTTCCTCGATCTCTTCCAGTGGGAAGTCTGACATGGTGACAACGTTGTCGAGGAACCGTAGACCTGTCTTGGCGACGTATTCGAATCTTTCCATGTCCAGTGCTTCCTGCATGTACTCCTGAACTGCTGCCTCTAGATCTGCCTGGTCGTCGAAGTTATATCTTCCGGAGTTTTCTTCCTTCCATTCTGGGAAGCTTAACGCTCTTCCATCGCCTTTGTCGTCTACTAGGACGGACAGGTTGATGTGTCCGAGGTTGCATGCCTCGTAGTTCTCCAGTGGCTGTTCTCCACAAGGGTTGGTTGCTTCGATCCGGTGCTCTGGATGCTTTTCGACGTCGAAAGAGTGCATTTCGTTGGTTTGGTCGTACATGAATAGTCCTGGTTCTCCGTTTCTCCATGCTCCGTCGATGAGACATTCCCAGATGAATCGTGCTGGGAGTGTCATTTCTTCGCCGGGTTCGAGGTCGATGTCGTATTTCTGGACTTCGTCTCCGAAGGTTGCAGCGAAGTCTCTCCAGAAGTTATCATCCTTACCTTGGTCTGAACCTGCTGCTTCCGGGTACCATTCTTCGTCCGAGTTGTAGAACTGTGCGGTCATCTCTGCGACTTCGAATGGTTCGTCGGTTCTTGGGTTGATTAGTGTGTATTCTTCGTCGTTTTTGACTGCGTCCATGAAGTCTTCCGTCAAGCCGACGGAGATGTTGAAGTTGGATAGGTTTCCTTCTTCTCTCTTGGCTGTCACAAAGCGAAGGATGTCAGGATGGTCTACTTTCATGATTCCCATCTGTGCTCCTCTACGCTTCCCTCCTTGCTTGATGGTTCCACACATCGTGTCGTAAACCTGCTGGAAGCTTAGTGGGCCAGAGCTTACTCCTCCTGTACTGCTCACTCTGTCGCCTTTTGGACGCATTAGGTGGAATGGGTATCCCATGCCTCCTCCGGACTGGAAGATCTTTGCAGCGTCGTGAACTGTAGAGAAGATGCTGTCCATGTCGTCTTCTGGGTGGACGACGAAGCATGCTGAGAGCTGTTGTAGTTCTGCTCCTGCGTTCATCAGCGTTGGAGAGTTAGGCATGAATGCTAGGTTGGACATTAAATCGAAGAATTCTTGCCAGCTCTCCTCGAAGTCTATATCATCGTATTCTTTGTCGGGTTGCGCTACATTCTTGGCTACTCGTTCGAAGAGTTCCTCTGGTTCCTCCACCGTTTCTCCTTCCTCGTTTTTGAGGAGGTATCTGGATGGCAGGATCCGTTGGTAGGCGTTTTCTGTCAGTCTTTCTTCGACTGTGTCGCCTGTTACTCTTTTTACGGGTAGTTTGAAATCTGACTTTTGTTTGACTTTGTTAGCCATGGTTAAACCACTTGATAATATAGGATTAAGTTATTATTTTGACTTCAGAGACTCTACTTCTTCTTTAAATGATTCTGCATCTTCAAACGATTCGTATACTGATGCGAATCTGATGTAGGCTACTTCGTCTCGTGTTGAGAGTTCTTCTTTTATTTTGTTGCCTATTTCTTCTGATTCGACTTTGTTTTTGCCGCGGACCATTTTCTTGACTTCTTCGATGATTTCTTCGACTTCTTCTGCGCCTAGTGAGGTCTTGTTGGTTGCTTTTTCCAGGCCATCGCGGATTTTTTCTTCTCTGAATTTTTCCGTTTCTCCGTCTCCTTTGATGACTTGGATGTCGAGGTCGTCGGCAGTTTCATATGTTGTGAATCTTTCTCCGCAGCTCTGGCATTCTCTTCTTCTACGGACTTTTCCCTCTGATTCTCTTGAGTCCACTACTTTTGTTTTGCCGTCGCTGCAGTAGATGCATTTCATTTGGATATAGTTACCTCTGGCTGAACAATCAACCACTATATGTCGTGGAGAACTCTATTCCCCTCCCACAACATCTTGTGCCTTTGAGTCAATATTCCAACCTACTCCTTATATATCCTGCGATGTTGACCCAAAACGAATGTTGAGTAAGAAGTGACAAATTTAGAATAACTTCATATAAAGTTTTATGTTATAACTCTGTGTTAGTGGCAGAGAAGAATCCTGAATGGGTGATTAGAAAACAAGAGGAGGATCTTTCGAGTATTATTGATGAGGGTGTTTTTGGTCCTCCCCGTTCTGACAGTAATTCTGAGTTCACAGATTCGTTTGATTTCAATAATATTCCTGTTGATCCTGGGAGTTCCTTTGAGGATATTTTTCCATGTGCTGGAAGTCTAGTAGATTGTTTAGAGGTTGGAAGCTTTGCAGAGGTGCTTAATTTTCTATCAGCTAATCCAAGGTCTGAGGGAGAAGGTTATACGAATAAAGCAGGGCTTCTATATGCGGTCGATAGCTCCGTCAACTCCCAAATGGTTTTAGGTTTGAAGGAATCGACGTATCTCGATGCACTTTCTGACTTTGAGGATAAGAATTTGGTTTACTTTGATGATGAAGAGTCTCCACAGATTACTTCAACTGGGAAAGCCGTAAAAGAAGGTTTAACTCCTCTAGTCACAGAATTTGAAGATTATCAGGATGCCTCTAGAATCCTGTCTCGAGTGGCAGGGAGAAAACCGTATCAAGAGGATCGTCTTCTAACATTTCTCTACTCAATGGAGACAGAGGAATCTTTTACAGAAATAGCTGATAATTTGGAGGCTGGCAGAAGGGCTGCAACCATAAGATATGAGAAAATGCGAGATGATCATGGTCTATTTATAGGTGAGCCGGATAACAGGAAGAGAACTCCCAGAGGAGAGAACACCTACCAAAGCATTGCAGCAATGGCTCACATGCTAGATAGAGTGTCTTCTAGAGAATATCTGTCACACAGCTGAGAGTTTTAAGAATGAGACAGGAAACCACTAAATATGACTAACAAAATTGTACCTGATACTTCCGCACTGATTGATGGAGAAGTTTCCAAACTTGTTGATGAAGGAGAGTTAGAAGATGTTGAAGTGGTTATTCCGGAGTTTGTTGTGGATGAGTTGGAGAATCAGGCGAATAAAGGAATGGAAGTAGGTTACAAAGGTATCGAAGAACTAGAACAGTTTCAGGAACTTGATAATATAACTGTTTCCTTTACTGGTAGGAAGCCAACTACTGAAGAGATTAAGATGGCTAGTAATGGCCGTATCGATGCTTTGATTCGTGATGTTGCTGAGGAAATGGATGCTACTTTGTTTACTGGCGACTATGTTCAGTATCGCTTGGCTGAGGCTAAAGGCGTTGATGTAAGATTCTTTGAAACTGAAGATGACTTGAAGTTTTCCTTGGAGGATTACTTTGATGATAAGACTATGAGTGTTCACTTGAAGGAAGGTGATGTTCCGAGGGCGAAGAAGGGTTTGCCGGGAGAGTTCGAACTAGAACAGATAGGTGAAAATGTAATTGAAAGAGAGGAGATTGAGGACTTGATTTCTGAGACTATTGAAAATGCTGAGATGAGTGATGAAGGACTTATCGAGATGGAAGGGAATGGGGCAACAGTAGTACAAATAGGTAAGTACAGGATTGCTATAACTCGTCCTCCTTTCTCTGAAAAGGCTGAGATCACGGCTGTACGACCTGTTGCCAAGGTTGGATTAGAGGATTATGATTTAAGCGATGAGTTGATGGATAGGCTGGATGAGAAAGCTGAAGGAATCCTGATCGCCGGTGCACCAGGGCATGGAAAGTCTACTTTTGCACAGGCATTGGCAGAGCACTATGAGGCTAAGAATAAGGTTGTTAAGACGATGGAGAAGCCGCGTGACCTGGATGTCGGCGAAAGAATCACACAGTACTCAGAACTTGATGGCTCGATGGAGAATACTGGTGACTTCCTATTGTTAGCTCGTCCTGACTATACTATCTATGATGAGGTACGGAAAACGCGGGACTTCGAAGTATTCTCCGACCTCCGCCTGGCAGGAGTAGGGATGATTGGTGTTGTCCACGCTTCGAAGGCAGTGGACGCTGTTCAAAGGCTGATCGGCAGGGTTGAGCTGGGAATGATTCCGGAGGTCTGCGACACAGTAATCCACATCCAGAACGCAGGAGTGGAAAAAGTATACAAGATTGAACTCACGGTCAAAGTACCGGAAGGAATGACGGAAGAAGACCTTGCAAGACCGGTCATCCAGATCTCACGATTCGAAAACGACAAACCGGAATATGAGATCTACACTTACGGCGAGGAAACGGTTGTTGTACCGATCGAAGAATCCAGTGTAGAAACCGGAGCTCAGAGACTAGCCCGTGACCAGATCAAGCACCGACTCAAAAAGCATGTGAAAAACCCGGAGATAGAGTTTATCTCAGATGATCACATCAGACTTCTCATTGATGAAGGAAACATTCCACAGATTATCGGTCAGGGCGGCGAGAGAATCGATGAGATAGAGGACGAATTAGGTCTCAGCATCACTGTAGAGCCTCGAGGAGCAAGTAACAAGGAGAATATTGACTACGATATCGATGAAAGAGGTAATTCTGTAGTATTAGAACTGGGTGAAGAATACGCCAGCCAGGATGTCGATATTTTTGATGGAGAGGAGTACCTGTTTACCGCAACAGTAGGGAAGACAGGAGAAGTTTCACTGACTAAGAGTTCAGAGGTAGCAGGCAGAATACTTCGATCTGCCTCTGATCACAATCTCGAGGTCAAAGTCTAGTTTCTTTCCTTGATTTTTTGTTCTATTTCAGGGATGATTTCTTCGGCAAATTCTTTGATTTGTCCTGCTTCTTCCACTTTGATTTCTCTTGCTTCATATCTTGATTCGTTTCGTAACTTTCTGAATCTGTGCAGCCTGTTTACTATGGATCTGTTGAATTCTAATTCGTCTTTTGCATAAGCTATGGTGGAGACATGGTCGTTTGATTTGTATCCATCAGCAGCCATTGCTGCCTCTAAAGCCTCTCTTAAAGACTCATATATGTTTTCCAGGATTTCAAAGGCAGTGTTTTCATCTATTTTCCTGGACTTCTGGTTCTCAAGTCTTGCCTTTGATCTTTTGATAAGTCCTTTTTGCTTTGCGTAATCTTCGCTTACTTCCTCAACTCTGTCATCCTTCAATAGTTCGTTAAAATTCCTCATAGTTCAAGATGACCTCTCATAGTTATTCCATTGGCTAAAGCTTCCACAAAGTTTTCTCCTGCTTCATCAAGTTTAATATTGTGGATGTTTATCTCTCTTCCAAGCTCTTCCTCATATTCGCTTAAATCCCTATCAAATTTTTTCCCTTCTAAAACCGCTATATCTATATCACTGCTGGCTTTATCCTCTCCACGGCTATAACTACCGAATAAGACTATTGCTACAGGTATACACTTCTCTTCGATTGAATTGATTAACCCAGAACTAGTCAAACTGTAGATATTGTAAGCTCTTTTTACATCTCTGAAATATTTGTTCCTAGATGCCTGTATCTCCATTCTTCCCCTATTCTCTCCAACCGATACTAACCCTTCTTCCTCAATTTCACTAACTATTCTCGAAACTGTGGATGGTGCAACACTAACCTCCTCCGCCATCTCACGGACTCCAAACACCCGATCAGGATCCCGAAAAATTGTTTTAACTATCAAACGCTTATTTTTTGAATCAAACATGTGTTTAATATATCAAACAAAGTTTTTAACTCTGGTGTACAGCCAGTATTTTTATTCACAGATAGCCCACTCATCAGATGTGAGGCAGCTACAGGTAACAGTTCCGAAAAAGTTTTCTGAAGAAGCAAAAGAGATACTTGAAGATTTCAGTACTGATATAAGCACCAAAGAAGCGGAAAAAGATGATTACAAAGCTGTTGAAGTAACTGCAACTGCTGAATCCGATGACATAGATGAGATAACTGCGAAATTGAAGGATATTGGTGATATTGAGTCGGGAAAGCTTTCTATCCGTGTCTTGGAGCAGGAGAGCCTGATTCAGAAAGGTCAGAAAACTAAAGGCTCTTTCTCAGCTCTATCACAGGAGGAAATATACAGCAAGGCACAGGAATCAGGCAGCTTCAACATCACTCAATGGAGTCTGGTTGCTGCTTCTTCAGCTATCGCAGCACTGGGCATAGCTTCCAACAGTATTATAGCTGTTATCGGAGCTATGATGCTTGCACCGATGCTCTCACCGTTCATAGCGGGTTCGATTTCTCTTTCTGTCGGTGACAGGACATTGATGCAGGATTCGATGATTGCAGGTTTTGGGAGTATTCTCCTGGCATTCATTACCGCTCTTTTGATTTCTCTACCTCTGGAGTTTACAGTTACCTCAGCTCTAAGTACTGTTCTTGCACCAGGCTTCCTGGCCGTTCCTCTATCTTTGATTGTTGGAGCTGCAGCAGCCCTCAGCTTTACAACCGGTTTCAGGGATCAGATTGCTGGTGTTGCAGTTGCTGTAGCACTGGTACCGCCTATCGCCGCTGCTGGACTGACTTTTGGTGCTGGAAGATATCTCCTCGGATTTAAGGCATTGAACCTGGCTATTATGAATGTTTTAGCGGTCCTGGTTTCAGGTTATGCTTGCCTGAAAGTGTTTGGTTTGGAGCCCACTACTTACTATAAGAAGAAGTCAGCTGAAACGATGAGAAAAGCTATTCCTATTGGTATAATCTTGATTATGCTTCTTGGTATTCCTCTCAGCTTCTCATTCTACGATACTGGGGGCGATATCGGTGTTCAGGACAGTGCTGAGGACTTCTTCGGTGATAACCTTGTTAAGGTTCAGAGAGGTAATGATGAAGTCACAGTGATGGCTTATGGGAACTTCAGTACATCCAGTTTTGAATCCCGGTTTGAGGATAGAAATGTGGATGTAGTGATACTGGAGAGAAAGTAAGAAGAGAGGAAAAAATTTAGTGTTCTGTTCTCTGTTCTTTCTTGTCTCTGATTAATCGGTTCATCTCAGATAGGCAGTCATCTACTACTTCCAGTAGGTCCCAGGCTTCTGACTGAACGGTTGTCTGTCCGAACTCTGAGAAGAGCTTCATTGTGGCTTCGTAACGGTGTTTCTTCCCGTCTTTCTCTGCCTTTTT from Candidatus Nanohalobium constans includes these protein-coding regions:
- a CDS encoding PQQ-dependent sugar dehydrogenase, yielding MNSKILYAGIILLSLAIAVFSLQSLQNSTPEVEDRNVSVVAEDLDVPWGIEFLPDGDMLVTERPGNLVLVERENGSLERTYRIQGVEHRGEGGLLGIALHPSFTENRRLYLYMTTQDGDMLENRVVRYRLEENSLTDSEIIIEGLPGAPYHDGGRIEFGPDKKLYITAGDATNPEWAQNTSRYAGKILRLNPDGSIPGDNPFDNAVYSYGHRNPQGLTWIDNQLWATEHGSTGRDELNRIERGENYGWPEIEGNEDQGGMRQPVIHSGSDTWAPAGTASMDNSIYFAGLRGNALYKAEIDGNSVENLSRHLTDYGRLRAVEKGPEEDLYISTSNTDGRGNPGEKDDKILRVDPETLG
- the cutA gene encoding divalent-cation tolerance protein CutA; amino-acid sequence: MHIKAVISATSKEEAEQICDQLLEEKLLAGTLIVDGDSRYHWKGEIVNETYYNIQAYTVESLKQEIIDKVREIHSDETPIIEYTEIDGNQDFLKWIEENTK
- a CDS encoding GNAT family N-acetyltransferase → MEAEEHDPTIDPEWTLTEEAANWYRERINQGNGFAVVAQEDQTVIGYAIGVTESAEEFRTTDTLAELETMYLQPQYRGQGIGSKLVQEFKDWAREKGADRLRVEASAENEDAIRFYQENGFEDYSVTLEEDF
- a CDS encoding adenosylcobalamin-dependent ribonucleoside-diphosphate reductase, yielding MANKVKQKSDFKLPVKRVTGDTVEERLTENAYQRILPSRYLLKNEEGETVEEPEELFERVAKNVAQPDKEYDDIDFEESWQEFFDLMSNLAFMPNSPTLMNAGAELQQLSACFVVHPEDDMDSIFSTVHDAAKIFQSGGGMGYPFHLMRPKGDRVSSTGGVSSGPLSFQQVYDTMCGTIKQGGKRRGAQMGIMKVDHPDILRFVTAKREEGNLSNFNISVGLTEDFMDAVKNDEEYTLINPRTDEPFEVAEMTAQFYNSDEEWYPEAAGSDQGKDDNFWRDFAATFGDEVQKYDIDLEPGEEMTLPARFIWECLIDGAWRNGEPGLFMYDQTNEMHSFDVEKHPEHRIEATNPCGEQPLENYEACNLGHINLSVLVDDKGDGRALSFPEWKEENSGRYNFDDQADLEAAVQEYMQEALDMERFEYVAKTGLRFLDNVVTMSDFPLEEIEETVSSLRKVGLGLMGYAQMLIQLGVRYGSDESVAIAKEIQRLITRFSIEESNRLADVRGEFSEWEKSKWANPTEHEEWFKQYTGGLDPQEFEDGLKMRNHNTVTIAPTGTTSMIGNTSGGCEPIFSLAYFKNVAKDIQGEDMLVEFDDYFIRALEANDVDVEEVKAAAQEKMENNEWEGVESIPDEVLPAHVKEIFATANQVSPAEHIDIQAAFQHHNHSGISKTCNFPNEASKDDVREAYMRAYDKGVKGMTVYRDGTRDTQVMQTNKENTLTDMDKVDMLSEVIDEFGGPEDLVQSNEFEEVVSQTGVQLQDEETENLDKEVTQEGVEADSPDQGGATEMGKSKNVKERPKVAQGTTQEIETAYGDLFVTINNSENNGPFEVFANLGKSGGYTQSFTQALGRMTSLALRSGAEGEDVIKQLDDIRSPQIAWDQGTQIHSVPDAIAEAMKRHMQVQSGNQQTVDQYETPGQKQEQMGETQPKTSQEEKADAAKIVQDGGNPECPDCGGMLVLQEGCNKCPECGYSKC
- the nrdR gene encoding transcriptional regulator NrdR; translated protein: MKCIYCSDGKTKVVDSRESEGKVRRRRECQSCGERFTTYETADDLDIQVIKGDGETEKFREEKIRDGLEKATNKTSLGAEEVEEIIEEVKKMVRGKNKVESEEIGNKIKEELSTRDEVAYIRFASVYESFEDAESFKEEVESLKSK
- a CDS encoding PINc/VapC family ATPase; the encoded protein is MTNKIVPDTSALIDGEVSKLVDEGELEDVEVVIPEFVVDELENQANKGMEVGYKGIEELEQFQELDNITVSFTGRKPTTEEIKMASNGRIDALIRDVAEEMDATLFTGDYVQYRLAEAKGVDVRFFETEDDLKFSLEDYFDDKTMSVHLKEGDVPRAKKGLPGEFELEQIGENVIEREEIEDLISETIENAEMSDEGLIEMEGNGATVVQIGKYRIAITRPPFSEKAEITAVRPVAKVGLEDYDLSDELMDRLDEKAEGILIAGAPGHGKSTFAQALAEHYEAKNKVVKTMEKPRDLDVGERITQYSELDGSMENTGDFLLLARPDYTIYDEVRKTRDFEVFSDLRLAGVGMIGVVHASKAVDAVQRLIGRVELGMIPEVCDTVIHIQNAGVEKVYKIELTVKVPEGMTEEDLARPVIQISRFENDKPEYEIYTYGEETVVVPIEESSVETGAQRLARDQIKHRLKKHVKNPEIEFISDDHIRLLIDEGNIPQIIGQGGERIDEIEDELGLSITVEPRGASNKENIDYDIDERGNSVVLELGEEYASQDVDIFDGEEYLFTATVGKTGEVSLTKSSEVAGRILRSASDHNLEVKV
- a CDS encoding nucleotidyltransferase domain-containing protein gives rise to the protein MFDSKNKRLIVKTIFRDPDRVFGVREMAEEVSVAPSTVSRIVSEIEEEGLVSVGENRGRMEIQASRNKYFRDVKRAYNIYSLTSSGLINSIEEKCIPVAIVLFGSYSRGEDKASSDIDIAVLEGKKFDRDLSEYEEELGREINIHNIKLDEAGENFVEALANGITMRGHLEL
- a CDS encoding TIGR00341 family protein translates to MRQLQVTVPKKFSEEAKEILEDFSTDISTKEAEKDDYKAVEVTATAESDDIDEITAKLKDIGDIESGKLSIRVLEQESLIQKGQKTKGSFSALSQEEIYSKAQESGSFNITQWSLVAASSAIAALGIASNSIIAVIGAMMLAPMLSPFIAGSISLSVGDRTLMQDSMIAGFGSILLAFITALLISLPLEFTVTSALSTVLAPGFLAVPLSLIVGAAAALSFTTGFRDQIAGVAVAVALVPPIAAAGLTFGAGRYLLGFKALNLAIMNVLAVLVSGYACLKVFGLEPTTYYKKKSAETMRKAIPIGIILIMLLGIPLSFSFYDTGGDIGVQDSAEDFFGDNLVKVQRGNDEVTVMAYGNFSTSSFESRFEDRNVDVVILERK